A region from the Parcubacteria group bacterium ADurb.Bin159 genome encodes:
- a CDS encoding Fibronectin type III domain protein: MSLINKKSVLGFFLVSFFIFSPLEAASFQILNINISEITDNSAIITFQTNETSKGMVKFGLEKDNYIYWTYSEYDQSTSHQVALTNLLPETTYHFKVMASSLSGEQIFSNDLYFKTEKYKDIYPPKIKDIKIVSVTATTATISWETDEPAKDTFKYGTTQECKKQKKTSAYQTFHEIDLTGLSSSTQYYFYFESRDSSGNVGSSGILNFITDNNVKADKEPLSISYISPISDNDQNITENSAIISWRTNRITTGEICWGEGTRCRNTLKSKPPKKLEHFFVLENLKPNTTYIFKITSSDIFGNKVSSSNLFFTTKQTPPPSNESNENISNDNSSLNNEKTENPVPSPIIQSPPSHEEFFPPSFYTKPTALVKAKGDDKIYAIYNNKKHWIPGPSVFENYGYYWSNVKIIDSAKLAQYKDVTLVKTPDKATVYLLEGKTKRPIYSAEVFEKMGYKWSDIITISYSDLNTYSDGPLLK, encoded by the coding sequence TAATTCAGCAATAATAACTTTTCAAACAAATGAAACAAGTAAGGGAATGGTAAAATTTGGCTTAGAAAAAGACAATTATATTTATTGGACTTATTCCGAATACGACCAAAGCACTTCTCATCAAGTTGCTTTAACCAATCTTTTACCTGAAACAACTTATCATTTTAAAGTAATGGCATCAAGTCTTTCAGGCGAACAAATTTTTTCTAATGACCTTTATTTCAAAACGGAAAAATATAAAGACATCTATCCGCCAAAAATTAAAGATATAAAAATCGTTTCTGTTACTGCCACTACCGCTACTATCAGTTGGGAAACCGATGAACCAGCTAAAGATACTTTTAAATACGGCACTACACAAGAATGCAAAAAACAAAAGAAAACATCCGCATATCAAACCTTTCACGAAATAGATTTAACTGGCTTGTCTTCTAGTACTCAATATTATTTTTACTTTGAATCAAGAGATTCTTCAGGAAATGTTGGCTCTTCGGGAATATTGAATTTTATTACGGATAATAATGTTAAGGCAGATAAAGAACCCTTGTCAATCTCGTACATTTCCCCTATTTCCGATAATGACCAAAATATCACCGAGAATAGCGCTATTATTAGTTGGCGAACAAATCGTATTACCACCGGTGAAATTTGCTGGGGAGAAGGAACACGTTGCCGTAATACCCTCAAATCCAAACCTCCTAAAAAATTAGAGCATTTTTTTGTTTTAGAAAATCTTAAACCAAACACAACTTATATCTTTAAGATTACCTCTTCTGATATTTTTGGTAACAAAGTGTCTTCTTCAAATTTATTTTTTACCACCAAACAAACGCCTCCTCCTTCTAATGAATCTAATGAAAATATCTCTAATGATAATTCTTCTCTTAACAACGAAAAAACCGAAAATCCCGTTCCTTCTCCCATAATTCAATCTCCCCCCTCCCACGAAGAATTTTTTCCTCCTTCTTTCTACACTAAACCAACTGCTTTAGTTAAAGCTAAAGGGGACGACAAAATATATGCTATTTATAATAATAAAAAACACTGGATTCCCGGCCCCTCTGTTTTTGAAAATTATGGCTATTATTGGAGTAATGTTAAAATAATTGACTCAGCTAAACTCGCTCAATATAAAGATGTTACATTAGTCAAAACTCCAGACAAAGCAACAGTATATTTATTAGAAGGTAAAACAAAAAGACCAATTTATTCAGCAGAAGTTTTTGAAAAAATGGGTTATAAATGGAGCGATATTATTACTATTAGTTATTCTGATTTAAATACTTATTCCG